One genomic region from Methanoculleus sp. SDB encodes:
- a CDS encoding 4-hydroxy-tetrahydrodipicolinate reductase — MTKIVICGAFGRMGTTIAHMVVDAPDLEFVGGVDIRSGTLHGAEVVEASRIDDLLALTRPDVLIDFTVAAAAVENVKAAARHRVAVVVGTTGFTDAQRDEITSAVEGTIPAVISSNFSVGVNIFWQLVREAARLLGDYDIEVTEAHHRYKKDAPSGTAKTILQIIEDEVGPRARAYGREGVAVRGNEIGVHVIRGGDIVGDHSVLFAANNETIELSHHASDRAVFAHGVLRAVRWVPGQPSGVYAMRDVLGLE, encoded by the coding sequence ATGACTAAAATTGTAATCTGCGGTGCGTTCGGACGAATGGGAACGACTATCGCGCACATGGTTGTCGATGCTCCCGATCTGGAGTTTGTCGGCGGAGTCGATATCAGGTCGGGAACACTGCACGGTGCGGAAGTTGTCGAGGCATCCCGCATCGATGATTTGCTTGCCCTGACCCGTCCCGACGTGCTCATCGATTTCACGGTTGCCGCCGCTGCGGTCGAGAACGTGAAAGCCGCCGCCCGCCATCGCGTTGCGGTCGTCGTCGGAACGACGGGATTTACCGACGCCCAGCGGGACGAAATCACCTCGGCCGTGGAAGGCACGATACCCGCCGTCATATCGAGCAATTTCAGTGTGGGCGTCAATATCTTCTGGCAGCTCGTCCGGGAGGCCGCACGTCTTCTCGGCGATTACGACATCGAAGTGACGGAGGCGCATCACCGGTACAAGAAAGATGCGCCGAGCGGAACGGCGAAGACCATTCTCCAGATAATAGAGGATGAAGTGGGGCCGCGTGCACGGGCGTACGGCAGGGAAGGTGTCGCCGTGCGCGGCAACGAGATAGGTGTCCACGTCATCCGCGGCGGCGATATCGTCGGGGACCACAGCGTGCTGTTCGCAGCAAACAACGAAACGATTGAACTCTCCCATCACGCCTCGGACCGTGCGGTCTTCGCTCACGGCGTGCTGCGTGCGGTTCGCTGGGTCCCGGGACAGCCATCCGGCGTCTATGCAATGCGGGATGTCCTTGGGCTGGAGTAG